A region of the Synergistaceae bacterium genome:
GAGCCGTATCAGGGAAAAGGCTACAGGGACGGAAAATATATCAAGAAGGCCGGCCCTACCACGAGAATTTACGAGAACCCGCAGGAAAGCAAATTACTTCCTTCAATCCGTGATGCCGTAATCGCCTGCGGAATCAAAGACGGCATGACAGTTTCATTCCATCATCACTTCAGGAACGGCGACTACATAGTGAACATGGTCATGAAGGAAATTGTTGACTTGGGCATAAAGGACATCACTATAGCCGCGTCAAGTCTCGGAGACGCTCACGACCCTATAGCCGAATACATTGAGCGCGGAATCGTTACGGGCATTCAGACTTCAGGCATTCGCGGGAAAATGGGCGATGTTGTCTCACACGGAAAGCTCAAGACACCCGCAATTCTCCGTTCACACGGAGGCCGTGTACGTGCAATCGAGGAAGGCGACGTACATATTGATGTTGCGTTTATCGGTGCGCCTACGTCAGACGAGTACGGAAACGCCCGCGCATTAGGCGGAAAGGGCGACTGCGGAGTCCTCAGCTATGCCTATGTCGACTCGGAATACGCCGACAAAGTTGTAGTTATCACAGATACGCTTGTGCCTTACCCGAATTTCCCGCCGAGCATACACGGAGTCAATGTTGATTACGTTGTGAAGGTTGATGAGATTGGTAACCCGAAGAAAATCGCCTCAGCCGCCGCAAGAATGACTCAGAATCCCCGCGACTTGATGATGGCCGAGAACACAGCAAAAGTCATAGCCGCTTGTCCGTGGTTCAAAGAGGGCTTCAGCTTCCAGACAGGTGCGGGCGGCCCCTCGTTAGCCGTAAATAGATTCTTGGAGCCGTTAATGGACGCAAAGGGAATCAAAATGGCGTGGGCAATCGGCGGAATCACTGCGGCAATCTGTGAGCTTCAGAGAAAAGGCAAGGTCGGCAAGATTATTGACGTTCAGGA
Encoded here:
- the citF gene encoding citrate lyase subunit alpha: MKNAVGREIPEEALAVQLKNGRKYEPYQGKGYRDGKYIKKAGPTTRIYENPQESKLLPSIRDAVIACGIKDGMTVSFHHHFRNGDYIVNMVMKEIVDLGIKDITIAASSLGDAHDPIAEYIERGIVTGIQTSGIRGKMGDVVSHGKLKTPAILRSHGGRVRAIEEGDVHIDVAFIGAPTSDEYGNARALGGKGDCGVLSYAYVDSEYADKVVVITDTLVPYPNFPPSIHGVNVDYVVKVDEIGNPKKIASAAARMTQNPRDLMMAENTAKVIAACPWFKEGFSFQTGAGGPSLAVNRFLEPLMDAKGIKMAWAIGGITAAICELQRKGKVGKIIDVQDFDTGAIEDIRTNPNHYEMTASEYANPANKGAFVNKLDFVVLAALEVDTDFNVNVITGSDGVLRGAPGGHPDTAEGAKCCVIVTPLTRGRMATICEHVVTVTTPGDCVDVVVTDFGTAVNPRRTDIIEALDKAGIKHVPIKQLQEKAYSLVGRPDDLEWEDKVVAILEARDGTILDVVRKIKPLEI